A single window of Providencia alcalifaciens DNA harbors:
- the hybG gene encoding hydrogenase maturation factor HybG has product MCLGIPGQVVAVGQTPMDSAQVDVCGVQREVNIALVCEGDTESMVGKWVLVHVGFAMSILDEKEARDTLEALMAMEEVEEDVGYFLRGNA; this is encoded by the coding sequence ATGTGTTTAGGTATTCCCGGTCAAGTGGTTGCCGTTGGTCAAACCCCTATGGATAGCGCCCAAGTGGATGTTTGCGGTGTCCAACGGGAAGTGAATATTGCCCTCGTATGCGAAGGGGATACCGAGAGTATGGTCGGTAAATGGGTACTCGTTCACGTCGGTTTCGCCATGAGTATTCTCGATGAAAAAGAAGCCCGAGATACCTTAGAAGCGTTAATGGCAATGGAAGAAGTTGAAGAAGATGTAGGGTATTTTTTGCGAGGAAATGCGTGA